A region of Anolis sagrei isolate rAnoSag1 chromosome 2, rAnoSag1.mat, whole genome shotgun sequence DNA encodes the following proteins:
- the ALAS2 gene encoding 5-aminolevulinate synthase, erythroid-specific, mitochondrial, whose protein sequence is MASLLQCCPFFTRDPATVLHKLRPLMVRSAQRCPAFMTRSFSQSVANLQHGKETPGDTASILQAVPSSLPTTQCPFIESERQSGRSNFVQAAKPEVQEDVWPSKTGVLSSLFREVQSSLKKKLHHSDEVSHLLQDNMPGNATFGYDAFFEAKIQTKKKDHTYRVFKTVNRRADAYPFADDYSSSQVESQEVSVWCSNDYLGMSRHPRVLQAIQETLQLYGAGAGGTRNISGTSKFHVDLEQELASLHAKDAALLFSSCFVANDSTLFTLARMMPGCEIYSDAGNHASMIQGIRNSGVPKYVFRHNDPQHLEEILSKAKPDLPKIVAFETVHSMDGAICPLEEMCDVAHRYGAITFVDEVHAVGLYGTHGAGIGERDGVMGKIDIVSGTLGKAFGCVGGYIASTASLIDTVRSYAAGFIFTTSLPPMVLAGALESVRILKSPKGQSLRRAHQRNVKHMRQLLMDAGLPVVSCPSHIIPIRVGDAALNTRLCDLLLSKYNIYVQAINYPTVPRGEELLRLAPSPHHTPPMMDYFVEKLLSAWQEVELPLQAPASPECNFCRRPLHFSLMSEWERDYFGNMGPRYVTLSA, encoded by the exons CCTCCATTCTGCAGGCGGTGCCCTCCTCTCTGCCCACCACCCAGTGCCCTTTTATAGAATCGGAacgccaaagtggccggagtaaCTTTGTGCAAGCAGCAAAACCCGAGGTCCAGGAGGATGTCTGGCCTTCCAAGACAG GGGTGCTGAGCTCTCTCTTTAGGGAGGTACAATCCAGTCTCAAGAAAAAGCTGCATCACTCTGATGAAGTCTCACATCTCCTCCAGGACAACATGCCAG GGAATGCCACGTTTGGTTATGATGCCTTCTTTGAGGCCAAGATACAGACAAAGAAGAAAGATCACACCTACCGAGTCTTCAAGACAGTGAATCGCCGAGCTGATGCCTATCCGTTTGCTGATGACTATTCAAGCTCTCAGGTTGAATCGCAAGAGGTGTCTGTCTGGTGCAGCAATGACTATCTGGGAATGAGTCGCCACCCTCGAGTCTTGCAGGCCATCca GGAGACGCTGCAGCTATATGGAGCAGGAGCAGGGGGCACCAGGAACATTTCAGGTACCAGCAAGTTCCATGTTGACCTGGAACAAGAACTGGCCAGCTTGCACGCCAAAGACGCTGCCCTGCTCTTCTCGTCTTGCTTCGTGGCCAACGACTCCACTCTCTTCACCTTGGCCCGCATGATGCCAG GATGTGAGATCTACTCAGATGCTGGAAATCACGCCTCTATGATTCAAGGGATTCGAAATAGTGGGGTTCCTAAATATGTCTTCCGCCACAATGACCCCCAACACCTGGAGGAGATCCTGAGCAAGGCCAAACCTGACCTTCCAAAGATTGTTGCCTTTGAGACTGTGCACTCCATGGATG GTGCCATCTGTCCCTTGGAGGAAATGTGTGATGTGGCGCACCGCTATGGAGCCATTACTTTTGTGGATGAGGTCCATGCTGTCGGGCTGTATGGGACCCATGGCGCTGGCATCGGAGAACGCGATGGAGTGATGGGCAAAATAGACATTGTCTCTGGTACTTTGG GAAAGGCCTTTGGCTGTGTGGGAGGGTATATTGCCAGCACTGCCTCCCTGATCGACACCGTGCGCTCCTATGCAGCTGGATTCATCTTCACCACCTCCCTGCCTCCCATGGTCCTGGCTGGGGCTTTGGAGTCTGTCCGGATCCTGAAGAGTCCCAAGGGGCAGTCGCTGCGCCGTGCCCACCAGCGCAATGTCAAGCACATGCGCCAGTTGCTCATGGATGCCGGGCTGCCCGTGGTCAGCTGCCCCAGCCACATCATTCCCATAAGG GTTGGAGATGCTGCCTTGAACACCCGCCTCTGTGACCTGCTTCTGTCCAAATACAACATTTACGTCCAGGCCATCAATTACCCGACAGTGCCTCGCGGGGAGGAACTGCTGCGGCTGGCGCCCTCTCCGCACCacactccacccatgatggactACTTTgttg AGAAGCTCTTGTCTGCCTGGCAGGAGGTGGAGCTGCCCCTGCAGGCCCCAGCCTCTCCAGAGTGCAACTTCTGTCGTCGCCCACTGCATTTTTCCCTCATGAGTGAATGGGAGCGAGATTATTTTGGAAACATGGGACCTCGCTACGTCACACTCTCTGCCTGA